GCGCCTCCATGATCTGATCACCTCCCTCTAGGTTCCAGCTTCCCACACTGCCACGCTGGGAATCAAATTTTACCATGAGTTTTGATGGagacaaaccacatccaaaccatagcaaatgCTTTTAGTTTGAACCACAAAAATgactgaaaaaagtaaaatagcttcacttctagaaatttatttttatttgccaaactgtttattttgttataatttccaaTTTTCTAGAGATTTACCTCATCCTAGAATAAAAGCTAACATTGACAACCATTATCATTAGATAATTCTAACATAGCTGAATCCAGCTGTTGtcaattcttttttaaacaataatacTAATTTACTAAGCCCAGGGTGCTGCATTTGAATGTGCTCAGTAGAAGATTTGAAATAATTGTTCCTGTTCTCTATGTGAGAGTTTTAGGATAATTGTTAAATATCTATGATTAAACACTTCAGAGAAAGGTGCTGTTTTTCTGCTAACTGCTGCATTATTAAAGGGTTTGCTTCTTTACATCAGAGATTCTGTTAGAAAAAGGGATCAAGCTGGGGTCCTCAATCAGCTCTGTAACAAATGTGTGTTCAACTAGGGCATAAACTTCACTTATGAAAATATGAAAACGCCAACAAAAACTCCTTTGTAACTCTTTTTAGAAAATcaacttttaaatataaagaaacatgtGTCCCTTTATTTGCTACTACAGAAAGTGAGGGCCTCTGTGATATAATTACCCATGGACCTATAATATCTTGCCTTTGTAGATTAACCCAAATGAAGTaatggaaatgagaaaaacaacagcAGAGAATTTCATGTGATGGAATGTATTTCTTAGAAAACCAAGTACAGTTTAAAAACATAAGCAGAGTAGTAGTCTCGTAGTCTAAAATGTTAAATCCAAAATCAAAGGAGAAATTTATGAAATCTAGGTTCATGCAAAGCACTGCTCATCATCACCATTtggggaaaacacacacacacatgcgtgcacacgcGCAGGCTTGATTTGACGCATACACAAATGGTTAAGTTGGGAAAGATGAGGCTTTGTAAAGTGTTCtctagaaatgtatttattcatgaAAACATGTCTGAGTCACTCTACGTATTTTTATACAACATAAGATTGTTTATGATCTTATgaccatttttgtttatttttatttttttgccagaGAGGGCTTTCAGTAAATGTTTTATGTAgaatattctttgaaaaatttaAGTGCAGAGCCACAAAAAGCAatggtatttaaatatataatgcataGTAGAGTTAGGACTATCACACTAGCTCTTTTTAAATCTCACTGCTGTTAGTAGCTTCTTTTAATCTTCCATCACTAATTCCTGTTGGGGTTTTTCAGCACTTTTCCTATAAAGCTAGTTTTCCCCATGAGGGTTTTGAAATGTAGATTCCTGGACAAGCTGATTAGATGTGTTTATGAGCACGTGGCTTTTAGCTTTTAGGGCATAAGCTTCCATAGGCTTTGCTCCTTTTTGGCAGAGCTGGAGCTGGAAAGCTTCTTGGAAACCACGGCGGAAATTCTCATTGAAGAAACCGTAAATGATGGGATTGACACTGCTGTTGCCGAATGCCAGCCAGTGTGCGAAAGGGTAGATGTAGATATTGATGATCTGCAGTTCATTTGGAGAAAGGTCAGCATAGTCTGAGAGCATCATTAGAGTCCACAGGGGCAGCCATGAGAGAATAAAAAGCAGGGCCACAATCAGGAGCATCTTAATGACCTTCTGCTTCTTCTTGGACACCACGTGCCACTGCTCCTGGTTTTGCCTGCCTGTGTGAGGAACTGCAGCCCTGAAGAGTGAAATTCCAATCCTTCCATACATGATGACAGTGATGGAGAGGGGAGCCAGGTAGATGTTGGCAAACAGTACAGTAGCGTAGATCTTCCTCATTTCCTGATTTGGCCAGTCTTCCCGGCACCAGTAGACTGGACTGGTTTTATTCTGCGAGTTGAGTCTCACTcggtaatatttttcttcttgcacatGTAACATTACTGCAGATGGAGACATAATGGTGACAGCTAGGACCCAGATGATCATAATAATGACAAATGCTGTCTTGATAGTGAGCTTTGGCTTAAAAGGGTAGACCACACACCGGAACCTGCaattaaagacaaatataaatgaGGCACTGCTTCATCACTTCTGACCAAGTCATACACCAAATTTATTTATGTAGTTACAGGCCTCTCACCCCACAGTCCCCTCAAAAATATAGAAAGTTACCATTTGTAGTAGAAAGCCATGCATTGTCATTTTCTGCAATTGATACGAgataaattttaattcaaaatttgaaCAAATGGAGTATAGCAGACACTAGTaataattaaaagtaataatgaaCATGAATGCCTAAAACTCTTTCAGACTCTGTTCCATTAATTTGCATGGACCATCTCTTTAAGCCTCCTTGCTTAAAAGATAGGAAAACACACTTGGAAAATGTAAAAATCCTACCAATAATTACACAGGATTTTAACACAAGTAGTTTGGCTTCAGAGCTCAAACTCAACCTCTACAATGTCCTCTTTAGATAGGTAGCTCTGTTAGGCTGTGGTAGACTGCTAATCTGTAGCAATCAATGAACCTTTTATCCCTCAGGCTCTTGTGTGGTCCCCTACGCATTATGTgtaacttgctttgaccaataggATATTAGCAAACATGATGCAAGCAGAAGCTTTTTATACGCTTGCATATGGGGCAGGTCCTTCTGGAATGCTTCCTCTTAAAATCCAGCCTTCAATTTCCAAGAAACTTGAATTAGATGAAAAGCATGTAGAGAAAGATTCTGGGAGATAAGAGCTTAGCCATTTTGGATGTTCCAGCCCCAGTTTAGCTCCCAGAATAATGCTGCAACAGGAGTGATTCCAGTTATAACACATGGAGCAGGAGGGTGAACAAAGATGTGCCCAGTTAACCCACAAAATCGTGAGATGTAATAAACCAATATTGTTTGAAGCCACGAAGTGTTTTGCTGATTTGCTTTACAGCTGTAAAAATCTGAGAGTATTCATTGAGTTCTGATTATGAGACTTCCTAACATTCTATGTCCTGTGGTGAGTACAAAAATTCAGCATCAGTATGTAGAGTAAGCCTGATTCATTTTACTATGATTTTGATATTGTGggtcttgttattattattgaattTCATTATGTTAGTCATAAGATAATCATACTATTATGCAACTgtgtaacattttatattttttcaaagtaacTATTACCTATTTAATCTTTGATTTTTATGACTCCATAAAACCGAAATGTTATGAAAATTGTTACATTCCAGATCTGTAGACAAGAAAATGTAGAGCTTTAAGTGGCTGAGCAGCAACTCCAAATTAACTCATCTAACTTATCTTCATAGAATGACTAGTTAGCTTGGGCTTTGACTGCTCTGCTGTCATTCATTATAACTCCTTCATGTGTAAGATCTTCTCTCTTCACCTTCAAGTGTTCTTCCAGTCTTCTAATCCCAGAATCCTCCCATTCACCTGCCCTGAAATTATGGGTAATTTCAAAGACACAAACTTATGCTCTTTTCGAATACCAACTAATATGGTTTTGGATATTATTGTTTCATTTacttattaaacaaatatataagtacatatattGACATATGAGATAAATTTTAACTCAAAATTTGAATAAATGGAGTATAGCAAACACTGTtaacaataaaagtaataatgagcaaatataaaagtacatatgtatatctgtacatatatatacttatatatttgtatttataacaaatatatgtacttacatatttgtttaataaatgtacatatatgagtatatatacttatatatttgtacacatacatatatatgtgtttgtgtgtatattttcaggaaggcaaagatgaataagacagagAATAGTCCCTGCTGAGAAATAGAcaatggaaatataaaaatattaaaaactatatAATAATTACTAAAATTCTGCTAAAAAGTTTGGACTTCATTTAAAGAGCAATGGGGATTCATTGAAGGATTTACATGGTAAAAGGCAGGATCATTTTTACAATTTAAGAAGCTTATTTGGGCtgctatgagaaaaaaataaattggaggtTGGATTCCTGAAGCCCTAAGGCCAGTTAGAAAACAATCTCAGTATTCCAAGTGACAAAAGGACAGTGGCCTGGTTTAGAACTAGTTAGCACTCAGAAATAATAGAATTTGGAGAGTGACAGCAAAGttgacagaaaggagattcaagGATAAagctcaggttttttgtttgaaTTGAGTGAGTGGTCCTGCCATTCATTGATTTGGGGAGCATGAGAAAAAAAGCtgccttttattttgtttgtgtatGGTGTGGGGCTTGGAATAATGAGTTCAGCTCTGGGCATGTTTAATTTAAGGTGCCTTTTGTTGAATGTGCAGTTGAAGTTGTACAGTAGGTGCTTTGGAATGTAACTGTAAAATTCAGGCAAAGGATTTAGTCAGGAGAAATCAGCTTGGAAGTTTTTTTAGTTTGGTTTCCTGCAAAAGCTAGCCCTGAAAAGAAAGCATTTGAGTGCAAGTGCAGGAAATAAAGATGTggtagttttaaaacatttccaagtTCTTTGACATTGCTTCCAAATTCTATTCCCTTTTCCTTGGCTAAAGATTGGTGACTCAATCTCATGAATAGAATGCAACAAAAATGATACCACATCATGATTTTTGCTGGCATTCTCTTCTGAGACACAGACTGTCAGAGCCCTGAACTGACATATAAGAAGTCCAGGTACCTTAAAGTAGCCTTGCTGGAGAGACCATTTGGAGAGACCAATAGAGACAAAGCTCTCTTAGCCCCCACATATTCAAGTCTCCCTGGACTAGGTACCAACATGAGAGTGAAAGAAGGTTCAGCCCTAACCTTGAAGCTGCTCCACCTGACATCAAGTAGAACAGAGACAAGCTGTACTTTCTAAATCTGTACATATCACAGATTATGACATAATAAATATTGCTGTCATTTTAACTCACTACATGGTTTGATTTGGGGGTGGTTCATTATATATCAATAGATAACTGAAAGTATAGAGAAGTCATTCATTAATGAGAAAGTAGGTAGTGAGGGATGTGAATCAAACTATTTGTTGCAGAATTATGCAACCCAAGGGGAGAAAATGGTGAGTACATCAACTCTCATGAGATTTTAGTTGAGGGCTATTGCTAGGGGTATTAATTGtctggcatttctttttcttttttttttttttgagacggagtctctctctgtcgcccaggctggagtgcagtggcacaatctcggctcactgcaagctccgcctcctgggttcacgccattttcctgcctcagcctctccgagtagctgggactacaggcgcccgccaccacgcccggctaatttttttttttgtatttttagtagagacggggtttcaccgtggtcttgatctcctgacctcatgatccgcccgcctcggcctcccaaagtgctgggattacaagcttgagccaccgtgcctggccgtctGGCATTTCTTGTCTGTTCTGCTTAGGAACTGAGATTTTGCACAATTTGGATTTGAGATACAGAGATGAAGATACTGGCAGTTGGATGTAAGACAGAACCCACTGAAAGTTTAAGAGATCTGGCAGAGCACTGAGAGTCTCTGCTATGAAAGTGTGATGGCGAATCTATCGACTTGACTGGGCCAAGGGGTGCCGAGATTGAATCTTATTTCTGGATGCACCTATAAAAGTGTTTCTAGATAAGATTAGCATCTTAATCAATGGATTCGGTAAAGTGGATTGCCCTCCCAGCGTAGGGAGGCATCATCCAGTCctttgagggcctgaatagaacaagaaGTTGAGGAAGGAGGAATTTGCCTCCTTTTTTCCCTGCTTCAGTGCTTGAGCTAGGACATCTCATATCATCTTCTCCTGCCCACAGGATGCAATTTACACAAATGGCCAATTGCACAATTGGCTATCCCTAGTTCTCAGGCTTTGGAACTTGGACTGAATAATATCACTGGCTTTCTGAGGTCTCCAATTTACAGGCAGCATATTCTGAGATTTCTCAGTTTTCATAATTACGTGAGCCAatttctca
The nucleotide sequence above comes from Symphalangus syndactylus isolate Jambi chromosome 10, NHGRI_mSymSyn1-v2.1_pri, whole genome shotgun sequence. Encoded proteins:
- the NPFFR2 gene encoding neuropeptide FF receptor 2 yields the protein MNEKWDTNSSENWHPIWSVNDTKHHLYSDINITYVNYYLHQPQVAAIFIISYFLIFFLCMVGNTVVCFIVMRNKHMHTVTNLFILNLAISDLLVGIFCMPITLLDNIIAGWPFGNTMCKISGLVQGISVAASVFTLVAIAVDRFRCVVYPFKPKLTIKTAFVIIMIIWVLAVTIMSPSAVMLHVQEEKYYRVRLNSQNKTSPVYWCREDWPNQEMRKIYATVLFANIYLAPLSITVIMYGRIGISLFRAAVPHTGRQNQEQWHVVSKKKQKVIKMLLIVALLFILSWLPLWTLMMLSDYADLSPNELQIINIYIYPFAHWLAFGNSSVNPIIYGFFNENFRRGFQEAFQLQLCQKGAKPMEAYALKAKSHVLINTSNQLVQESTFQNPHGEN